Proteins encoded by one window of Paenibacillus urinalis:
- a CDS encoding DNA primase family protein gives MDQQQLHPAAAPEWMVNRMTKQTRTLTADSNLALQKLVSRCKVFAEDWTTQQQSGLDEETWFKWLSLLFHSAGADSALEFSKASIKHGPRSQERLRDLQKSEKKRFVRCRTLGCDEQKIAECFAGQLRRNEKGTITNSPARFLLSSYTATTPSWKQQVDPSQIGLEVSKKTGRLIGINGNIYARYILQKKLDLIYSNDRFYVYQSSGVWKFEDSNRVSRILRGILHSFVPDSWTPKLELDYISALKVEAPRVDKMDPNRKMINLANGMLDLEEYQLVPHDKRYYSTIQVPIHYDPTAKCPTFLQYLSDIFQNDQELIELTAEMQGYCLTTEVKAHKAFILYGKGSNGKSVLAEILNRLCGIENVSSVSLGELDNSFARSELVDKILNLATENEVGKSGFDTTYFKSIVSGDTIRVERKHEQGFSYQPFCKLVFALNNFPYTKDKSYGFLRRLVILPFNKTFKEEKADVNLLNKLTEELSGILNFALSGLKRLEANGYRFTKSQAANNLLKEFSEELNPVECFVDEMIVKGSPEDRVKNKDIGTSFKQWCQRQGHGSLAQYSQIRLLRNIREILQSKGIKTEVGNAGDGRYTKGIKLMKNPNTLLNESVSVGDIEDIT, from the coding sequence ATGGATCAACAGCAGCTACATCCCGCAGCCGCTCCAGAATGGATGGTAAATAGGATGACTAAACAGACCAGAACCCTTACCGCCGATTCCAATCTAGCACTTCAAAAACTTGTCTCCCGTTGTAAAGTGTTTGCCGAAGACTGGACTACACAGCAGCAAAGCGGCCTCGATGAAGAAACATGGTTCAAATGGCTCTCACTTCTTTTCCACTCTGCTGGTGCCGATTCTGCATTGGAGTTTTCAAAGGCATCCATTAAGCATGGTCCACGCAGCCAAGAGCGGCTTAGGGACCTTCAAAAGTCGGAGAAAAAGAGATTTGTACGCTGCCGAACCTTGGGATGCGACGAACAAAAGATTGCGGAATGCTTTGCCGGTCAGTTGAGACGAAACGAGAAAGGTACAATAACCAATAGCCCGGCAAGATTTTTACTAAGCAGCTATACTGCCACAACTCCCTCCTGGAAACAACAGGTAGATCCTAGCCAAATTGGGCTTGAAGTTTCCAAGAAAACCGGAAGGTTAATCGGAATAAACGGCAATATTTACGCTCGGTACATTCTTCAAAAAAAACTTGATCTAATCTACTCAAATGATCGCTTTTACGTGTACCAGTCATCTGGCGTATGGAAGTTCGAAGATTCCAATAGGGTTTCCCGTATCCTTCGTGGAATACTGCATAGCTTTGTTCCTGACTCTTGGACCCCCAAGCTGGAATTAGACTATATTTCGGCGCTCAAGGTCGAAGCTCCACGGGTAGATAAAATGGATCCAAACCGAAAGATGATTAATTTGGCCAACGGTATGCTGGACCTTGAAGAATATCAGTTGGTCCCACACGATAAAAGGTACTATTCAACTATTCAGGTGCCCATTCATTACGATCCTACTGCTAAATGCCCGACGTTTCTACAATATCTGAGTGATATTTTCCAAAACGATCAAGAACTTATCGAATTGACTGCGGAAATGCAAGGATACTGCCTCACCACAGAAGTAAAGGCGCACAAAGCCTTTATCCTCTATGGAAAAGGGAGCAACGGGAAAAGTGTTTTGGCTGAGATATTGAACCGGCTTTGCGGAATCGAAAATGTCTCTTCTGTTTCACTCGGAGAGCTTGATAATTCCTTTGCCAGATCTGAATTGGTAGATAAGATTCTCAATCTCGCTACCGAAAATGAAGTGGGTAAATCCGGCTTCGACACGACCTATTTCAAATCAATCGTATCAGGCGATACAATCCGCGTGGAACGTAAGCATGAACAAGGTTTCAGTTACCAGCCGTTCTGCAAGCTCGTATTTGCACTCAATAACTTTCCTTACACAAAGGATAAAAGCTACGGCTTTCTCCGTCGCCTTGTAATCCTTCCGTTCAACAAGACCTTTAAAGAAGAAAAGGCTGACGTAAACCTACTGAACAAGTTGACGGAAGAGTTGTCAGGTATTCTAAATTTTGCATTGAGCGGCCTGAAACGACTGGAAGCAAACGGGTATCGCTTTACCAAGTCACAAGCCGCTAATAATCTTCTCAAGGAATTTAGCGAAGAGTTGAATCCTGTAGAATGCTTCGTCGATGAAATGATTGTTAAGGGTTCCCCAGAAGATCGCGTGAAAAACAAAGATATTGGAACCTCCTTCAAGCAGTGGTGCCAAAGGCAGGGACACGGATCATTGGCTCAATATTCCCAAATCCGGCTACTACGAAACATTCGTGAAATTCTCCAAAGCAAGGGCATCAAAACAGAGGTAGGCAACGCAGGGGATGGTCGTTACACCAAAGGTATCAAGCTAATGAAGAACCCAAATACTCTACTAAATGAAAGTGTTTCGGTAGGCGACATCGAGGATATCACCTAA
- a CDS encoding recombinase family protein — protein MIVKMNAALYIRVSTDEQVHGFSLEAQKAALYDHCRKSQTSVYKLYVDAGLSGKSISGRPSLTELLEDARKGLFQQVICLRLNRLSRNLTDLLYITEIFEKHDVTLHSLTEHLQTDTPMGKFALQMLGSVAEHERAQIAQNVRLGMQRRNKLGTWNSGNQVLGYQWIPHSVNHSLSRVEIIPDEAKLVRNIFGWYDSGLGLKAIVNRLNSSGVRTKRGKTFSCISVRGILTNVNYIGKISYTDSSAPGLKKVVEGEHEPIIPMKLWEQVQLRLASRSQPPSKVITDTFPLTGLLKCPGCESGMVASHVSRTRKNGMRHIDRYYICGRYSSGGRAVCKPHHVRADQAENLVGRHIQNFLCHPTVAEKLAIELNQKRDRKLEPFRKRINEIGTQISALKKRNLRCYELFEDGHIDSQELKNKLLNLQSEISILEQEQTELERKIDSDPEQPIPIDRIRRVLSDFQPVLQGATPTQQKSLFRRMIAKITLPANRDISKAVIHGSEALLNLNIPTNQIEGEHR, from the coding sequence ATGATAGTAAAAATGAATGCCGCACTGTATATAAGGGTATCAACGGATGAACAAGTCCATGGCTTTAGTCTGGAGGCGCAAAAAGCTGCCTTGTACGATCATTGCCGTAAATCGCAGACGAGTGTCTACAAGCTCTATGTCGATGCGGGACTTTCAGGTAAGTCCATTTCAGGCAGGCCATCGCTAACCGAGTTGCTGGAAGACGCTCGTAAAGGGCTCTTCCAGCAAGTGATTTGCCTTCGTCTGAACCGTCTTTCTCGCAACCTGACGGATCTACTGTACATTACCGAAATCTTTGAAAAGCATGATGTTACACTTCACAGCCTGACAGAACATCTCCAAACGGATACTCCCATGGGAAAGTTTGCCCTCCAGATGCTCGGCTCCGTTGCCGAGCATGAGAGGGCACAAATTGCACAGAATGTTCGCCTCGGAATGCAGCGGCGCAACAAGCTGGGCACGTGGAACAGCGGCAATCAGGTGCTTGGCTATCAGTGGATTCCACATTCAGTAAATCATAGCCTTTCCCGTGTTGAGATTATTCCCGACGAAGCGAAGCTAGTCCGTAACATTTTCGGATGGTACGACAGCGGTCTGGGGCTGAAAGCCATAGTAAATCGGCTAAATAGTAGCGGAGTTCGCACCAAAAGAGGAAAAACGTTTAGCTGCATTTCAGTACGCGGTATTTTAACAAATGTGAATTACATCGGAAAAATCTCCTACACCGACAGTAGCGCCCCGGGCCTTAAAAAGGTTGTAGAAGGAGAACACGAGCCCATCATTCCAATGAAGCTCTGGGAACAGGTTCAATTGCGACTGGCAAGCCGTTCACAACCGCCCAGTAAAGTCATTACCGATACATTCCCGCTTACCGGATTACTAAAATGTCCTGGATGTGAAAGCGGCATGGTTGCATCTCACGTTTCACGCACTCGAAAGAATGGAATGCGGCACATTGATCGGTACTATATATGCGGTCGTTACAGTTCTGGAGGCAGGGCAGTTTGTAAACCTCATCATGTGCGAGCCGACCAGGCTGAGAATTTGGTAGGCAGGCATATCCAGAATTTTCTTTGCCATCCTACGGTTGCGGAAAAATTGGCAATAGAACTTAATCAAAAACGGGATAGAAAACTGGAACCCTTCCGAAAACGGATTAATGAAATAGGAACTCAAATTTCCGCATTAAAGAAACGAAACCTACGTTGCTATGAGCTTTTTGAGGATGGGCACATTGACAGTCAGGAACTAAAAAACAAGCTTCTAAATCTCCAATCTGAAATAAGCATATTGGAACAAGAGCAGACCGAATTAGAGCGGAAGATCGACAGTGATCCAGAGCAACCTATTCCAATTGATCGCATTCGCCGCGTGCTTTCCGATTTTCAACCCGTATTACAAGGTGCAACACCCACACAGCAAAAATCATTGTTTCGAAGGATGATTGCAAAGATCACATTACCAGCTAATCGAGACATCAGCAAAGCAGTTATTCATGGCTCGGAAGCACTTCTAAATCTCAATATTCCAACAAATCAAATTGAAGGTGAACATCGATGA
- a CDS encoding recombinase family protein, giving the protein MIEKNQELVRKVAIYSRVSTEDQAENGYSIDAQLDTLRKYCELYGSEVVGEYVDRGVSGKSIKGRYELQRLLKDAEEAKFDEVIVWKFNRMARKNIDLLHIVDLLEKNNIAFRSFSENFDTGTPMGRFALQMMGAVGELERNTIVDNVKMGHRQRAKTGRHNGKVPLGYKVIEGKGDSRENKSVVVVVEEEAAIVRYIFEQYASGHGLKTIANQLNHRGHRTKTGKPFSTTAIRDLLDNPMFIGKIRYNRYENWAERRRKGISNEPILVDGNHPPIITEELWDKVKLLRKKKGSLPKKRFEGEYLLTGLIRCPECGAAMTASRTINRSKDGTKITRMYYSCGRFRSQGSSVCHANSIRKHEAEQAVTSRIREAAVNPKVLQRVVKRVNEHRSGRAKPLRDELVAIQTRISKLEEKKRKYLELYEMNDIDRNLFSERLILLNKELDIELARRSKLEVELQDDQADPVPYELVRSLMTNFDALLQNSPFQQRKTLLHLVVKKITLDSKRRVEHVELMFNEDTEKHFLSVAPSAGNMAEGAFPLSGKAPRLKQLISIVI; this is encoded by the coding sequence ATGATAGAGAAAAATCAAGAGTTGGTACGGAAAGTTGCCATTTATTCTAGGGTAAGCACGGAAGATCAGGCAGAAAATGGGTATTCAATTGATGCTCAACTTGATACTTTGAGAAAATACTGCGAGTTGTACGGGAGTGAAGTCGTCGGTGAATATGTAGACCGAGGTGTCAGTGGTAAAAGCATAAAGGGACGATATGAGCTCCAACGGCTGCTGAAAGATGCCGAAGAAGCGAAGTTTGATGAAGTTATTGTTTGGAAATTCAATCGTATGGCTCGAAAAAATATTGATCTGCTTCATATTGTCGATCTGCTGGAGAAAAACAACATTGCTTTCCGTTCCTTTTCAGAGAATTTTGACACCGGAACCCCCATGGGCCGCTTTGCTCTTCAAATGATGGGTGCGGTAGGCGAATTGGAACGGAATACAATTGTTGATAATGTGAAAATGGGCCATCGCCAACGCGCAAAAACCGGACGTCATAATGGTAAGGTGCCCCTCGGCTATAAGGTCATTGAAGGAAAAGGCGATTCAAGGGAGAATAAATCGGTGGTTGTTGTGGTTGAGGAAGAAGCAGCCATCGTTCGCTATATTTTTGAGCAGTATGCCTCCGGACATGGCCTCAAAACCATTGCCAATCAACTGAACCACCGAGGCCACAGAACCAAAACCGGCAAGCCTTTCTCCACTACAGCAATCAGAGATCTTTTGGACAACCCAATGTTTATAGGCAAAATCCGTTACAATCGCTACGAAAACTGGGCAGAGAGAAGGCGTAAGGGTATAAGCAATGAGCCTATACTCGTTGATGGCAATCATCCTCCGATTATCACCGAGGAATTGTGGGATAAGGTAAAACTCCTGAGAAAAAAGAAGGGGTCATTGCCCAAGAAACGCTTTGAAGGAGAATATTTGCTTACCGGACTCATACGCTGTCCCGAATGCGGCGCAGCAATGACCGCCAGCCGCACGATCAATCGGTCAAAGGACGGCACAAAAATTACCCGAATGTATTATTCCTGCGGTCGGTTCCGTAGTCAAGGCAGTTCGGTCTGTCACGCCAACAGCATCCGTAAACATGAGGCAGAACAGGCCGTGACCTCTCGGATTCGCGAAGCGGCGGTAAATCCAAAGGTTCTGCAAAGAGTCGTTAAAAGAGTCAATGAACACCGATCTGGACGAGCCAAGCCGCTCCGCGATGAACTGGTTGCCATTCAGACCCGCATCTCCAAGCTGGAAGAAAAGAAACGAAAATACCTTGAACTATATGAAATGAACGACATAGACCGGAACTTGTTTTCAGAACGTTTGATCCTTTTAAACAAAGAACTCGATATCGAGCTTGCTCGCAGGTCAAAGCTGGAAGTGGAACTGCAAGACGATCAGGCAGATCCTGTACCCTACGAACTTGTACGTTCCCTTATGACGAATTTCGATGCCCTGCTTCAAAATTCACCATTTCAACAACGAAAGACCCTACTGCATCTCGTCGTTAAGAAGATCACGCTGGATAGTAAGCGCCGTGTAGAACATGTCGAGCTCATGTTTAATGAAGATACCGAAAAGCATTTTTTAAGTGTAGCCCCTTCCGCTGGCAACATGGCAGAAGGGGCCTTTCCTTTGTCTGGAAAGGCCCCACGGCTTAAGCAATTGATTTCTATTGTAATCTAA
- a CDS encoding bifunctional DNA primase/polymerase — MQTIIKAMYAYAEMGWPVFPVCSHDHDGMTGRHKATCDRPGKRPLIKNWQHCKAPNEERIKEWIDTWSCFNIGLLLGSPSGLVGIDVDGEGGKRLLRHLSGGDLPTTWMFQTPNNGMRYLYRIPDKYTLNSDQTQDTSQAHSECRLLGEGCQTILPPSIHANGGRYQWINSSYIPQPLQNGW, encoded by the coding sequence ATGCAAACAATCATTAAAGCGATGTACGCTTATGCAGAGATGGGCTGGCCGGTTTTCCCCGTCTGTTCACATGACCATGACGGAATGACAGGTAGACATAAAGCCACTTGTGATCGACCGGGTAAACGCCCGTTAATCAAAAATTGGCAACATTGCAAAGCACCCAACGAAGAACGAATTAAAGAATGGATCGATACTTGGAGTTGCTTTAACATCGGACTTTTGCTTGGCAGTCCAAGTGGGCTCGTTGGTATTGACGTTGACGGAGAAGGCGGTAAACGCCTTCTCCGTCACCTCAGTGGAGGGGATCTGCCAACTACGTGGATGTTTCAAACTCCCAATAATGGAATGCGGTATTTGTACCGAATTCCCGATAAATACACTCTGAACAGCGACCAGACTCAGGATACTTCGCAAGCCCACAGTGAATGCCGTCTTCTTGGAGAAGGATGCCAGACCATCCTTCCCCCATCAATTCATGCCAACGGAGGTAGATACCAATGGATCAACAGCAGCTACATCCCGCAGCCGCTCCAGAATGGATGGTAA